From one Bacteroides eggerthii genomic stretch:
- the ileS gene encoding isoleucine--tRNA ligase, translating into MGKKFAEYSKFDLSEVNKEVLKKWDENQVFAKSMTEREGCPSFVFFEGPPSANGMPGIHHVMARSIKDIFCRYKTMKGFQVKRKAGWDTHGLPVELGVEKALGITKEDIGKTISVAEYNAACRKDVMKFTKEWEDLTHKMGYWVDMKDPYITYDNRYIETLWWLLKQLHKKGLLYKGYTIQPYSPAAGTGLSSHELNQPGCYRDVKDTTVVGQFKMKNPKPEMTEWGTPYFLAWTTTPWTLPSNTALCVGPKIDYVAVQTYNGYTGEKMTVVLAKALLYTHFNKKAEDLVLEDYKPGDKLIPFKVVGEYKGPELAGMEYEQLIPWVKPVDVDNEGNWSVSDKGFRVILGDYVTTEDGTGIVHIAPTFGADDAFVARAAGIPSLFMINKRGETRPMVDLTGKFYLLDELDEKFVKECVNVDAYKEYQGRWVKNAYDPQFTVDGKYDEKAAQAAETLDIYICMMMKAANQAFKIEKHVHNYPHCWRTDKPVLYYPLDSWFIRSTACKERMIELNKTINWKPESTGTGRFGKWLENLNDWNLSRSRYWGTPLPIWRTEDGDEEKCIESVEELYNEIEKSVAAGLMSSNPYKEKGFQPGVYTQDNYDKIDLHRPYVDDIILVSKGGKPMKRESDLIDVWFDSGSMPYAQIHYPFENKELLDSHQVYPADFIAEGVDQTRGWFFTLHAIATMVFDSISYKAVISNGLVLDKNGNKMSKRLGNAVDPFSTIEKYGSDPLRWYMITNSSPWDNLKFDVDGVEEVRRKFFGTLYNTYSFFALYANVDGFEYKEADVPMAERPEIDRWILSVLNTLVKDVDNCYNEYEPTKAGRLISDFVNDNLSNWYVRLNRKRFWGGGMTQDKLSAFQTLYTCLETVAKLMAPIAPFYADMLYSDLTAATGRDNVVSVHLAKFPECKEEIIDKELEARMQMAQDVTSMVLALRRKVNIKVRQPLQCIMVPVVDEEQRAHIEAVKALIMNEVNVKEIQFVDGAAGVLVKKVKCDFKKLGPKFGKQMKAVAAAVAGMSQEAIAELEKNGAYTLNLDGAEAVIETSDVEIFSEDIPGWLVANEGKLTVALEVTITEELRREGIARELVNRIQNIRKSSGFEITDKIKITLSKNPQTDDAVNEYKDYICNQVLGTSLTLTDGVESGTELEFDDFKLYVSVVKE; encoded by the coding sequence ATGGGTAAGAAGTTTGCCGAATATTCAAAGTTTGACCTTTCGGAAGTAAACAAGGAAGTGTTGAAGAAATGGGACGAAAACCAGGTTTTCGCCAAGAGTATGACAGAACGTGAAGGTTGTCCTTCTTTCGTGTTTTTCGAAGGACCTCCCTCGGCCAATGGTATGCCGGGTATCCACCATGTAATGGCTCGTTCCATTAAGGATATTTTTTGCCGCTACAAAACCATGAAAGGTTTCCAAGTAAAGCGTAAAGCCGGCTGGGACACACATGGCCTTCCTGTGGAACTGGGTGTGGAAAAAGCACTTGGTATCACCAAAGAAGATATAGGCAAGACGATTTCTGTTGCCGAATACAACGCTGCCTGCCGCAAGGACGTGATGAAATTCACCAAAGAGTGGGAGGACCTTACCCATAAAATGGGATATTGGGTAGATATGAAAGATCCTTATATCACCTATGACAACCGTTACATTGAAACGCTATGGTGGCTGTTGAAACAGCTTCATAAAAAAGGACTCCTTTATAAAGGATATACCATACAGCCGTATTCTCCGGCTGCAGGAACCGGTTTGAGTTCGCATGAGTTGAACCAGCCCGGGTGCTATCGTGATGTAAAAGACACTACCGTAGTAGGACAGTTCAAGATGAAGAACCCGAAGCCTGAAATGACAGAGTGGGGTACTCCTTATTTCTTGGCATGGACCACGACTCCTTGGACATTACCCTCAAATACAGCTCTCTGCGTAGGTCCGAAAATAGACTACGTAGCCGTACAGACCTACAACGGTTATACGGGGGAAAAGATGACTGTGGTACTTGCTAAAGCTCTACTCTACACTCACTTCAACAAAAAGGCGGAAGATCTTGTATTAGAGGATTATAAGCCGGGAGACAAACTGATTCCGTTTAAGGTTGTAGGCGAGTACAAAGGTCCGGAATTGGCAGGAATGGAATATGAACAGCTCATTCCGTGGGTGAAACCGGTAGATGTGGATAATGAGGGAAATTGGAGTGTCAGCGACAAAGGCTTTCGTGTAATCCTCGGTGACTACGTAACCACAGAAGACGGTACGGGTATCGTGCACATCGCTCCGACATTCGGTGCAGATGATGCTTTTGTGGCCCGCGCAGCAGGCATCCCTTCCTTGTTCATGATTAACAAGCGTGGTGAAACGCGTCCTATGGTAGACCTTACCGGTAAGTTCTATTTACTGGATGAACTGGACGAAAAGTTTGTGAAAGAATGTGTCAATGTAGACGCATATAAAGAATATCAAGGCCGCTGGGTGAAGAATGCTTACGATCCGCAATTTACAGTTGACGGCAAGTATGACGAGAAAGCCGCACAGGCAGCCGAGACACTTGATATTTACATCTGCATGATGATGAAAGCCGCTAACCAGGCCTTCAAAATAGAGAAGCACGTGCACAACTATCCGCACTGTTGGCGTACTGACAAGCCTGTATTGTACTATCCGCTGGATAGCTGGTTCATCCGCAGCACTGCCTGCAAGGAGCGCATGATAGAGCTGAACAAGACCATCAATTGGAAGCCGGAAAGCACCGGTACCGGACGTTTCGGCAAGTGGCTGGAAAACTTGAACGACTGGAATCTGAGCCGTTCACGCTACTGGGGTACTCCGTTGCCTATTTGGCGTACGGAAGACGGCGATGAGGAAAAATGCATCGAATCCGTAGAGGAGCTTTACAACGAAATAGAGAAATCCGTTGCAGCCGGACTGATGTCGTCCAATCCATATAAGGAGAAAGGTTTCCAGCCCGGTGTATATACACAGGATAATTACGACAAGATAGACCTTCATCGTCCTTACGTGGACGATATTATTCTCGTTTCCAAAGGCGGAAAGCCCATGAAACGCGAATCAGACTTGATTGACGTATGGTTTGACTCCGGTTCCATGCCGTATGCACAGATACACTATCCGTTTGAGAATAAAGAGTTGCTTGACAGCCACCAGGTATATCCTGCCGATTTCATAGCAGAAGGTGTGGACCAGACACGTGGCTGGTTCTTTACACTACATGCCATCGCAACAATGGTGTTCGACAGCATTTCCTATAAGGCTGTGATTTCAAATGGTCTGGTGCTCGACAAGAATGGCAATAAGATGTCCAAACGTTTGGGCAATGCCGTAGACCCGTTCTCAACCATCGAAAAATACGGTTCCGACCCCTTGCGTTGGTACATGATAACCAACTCTTCACCATGGGACAACCTGAAGTTTGACGTAGACGGAGTGGAGGAAGTTCGCCGCAAATTCTTCGGTACCTTATATAATACGTATTCTTTCTTCGCCCTTTATGCCAATGTGGACGGATTTGAATACAAAGAGGCAGATGTTCCCATGGCAGAACGTCCGGAAATAGACCGTTGGATTCTTTCCGTACTGAATACACTGGTGAAAGACGTGGACAACTGTTACAACGAATATGAGCCGACTAAAGCCGGACGCCTGATTTCGGATTTCGTGAACGATAACCTTTCAAACTGGTACGTCCGTCTGAATCGTAAACGTTTCTGGGGTGGTGGTATGACACAAGACAAGCTGTCTGCTTTCCAGACGCTCTATACCTGTTTGGAAACCGTAGCCAAACTAATGGCTCCTATCGCTCCATTCTATGCGGATATGCTCTACTCTGACCTGACGGCAGCTACCGGGCGCGACAACGTAGTTTCCGTTCATTTGGCTAAATTCCCTGAATGCAAAGAAGAGATAATAGACAAAGAGCTGGAAGCCCGCATGCAAATGGCACAAGACGTAACCTCTATGGTATTGGCTTTGCGCCGTAAGGTGAACATCAAGGTGCGCCAGCCTTTGCAATGCATCATGGTTCCGGTGGTAGACGAAGAGCAACGTGCCCACATTGAGGCTGTAAAAGCGCTTATCATGAACGAGGTGAACGTAAAGGAAATCCAGTTTGTGGACGGTGCTGCCGGTGTGCTCGTGAAGAAAGTGAAGTGCGACTTCAAGAAACTCGGCCCGAAATTCGGCAAGCAGATGAAAGCTGTTGCCGCAGCCGTTGCCGGAATGTCACAGGAAGCCATTGCCGAACTGGAGAAGAACGGCGCTTATACGTTGAACCTGGATGGTGCGGAAGCTGTAATAGAGACATCCGATGTGGAGATATTCAGTGAGGATATTCCAGGCTGGCTGGTTGCCAATGAAGGTAAACTCACCGTTGCTCTGGAAGTTACCATCACCGAGGAACTCCGCCGCGAGGGTATTGCCCGCGAATTGGTGAATCGTATTCAGAATATCCGTAAATCGAGTGGTTTCGAGATAACGGATAAAATAAAGATTACATTATCAAAAAATCCGCAAACAGATGATGCGGTAAATGAATATAAAGATTATATTTGTAACCAGGTTTTAGGAACCTCACTGACGCTGACAGACGGTGTAGAAAGCGGTACGGAACTCGAGTTCGATGATTTCAAACTGTATGTAAGCGTTGTAAAAGAATAG
- a CDS encoding lipoprotein signal peptidase, with translation MKNFFTKGRIALLVIFSVLIIDQVIKVIVKTHMYWHESIRITDWFYIYFTENNGMAFGLEIFGKLFLTSFRIVAVGVIGWFLYKFVKHGMKTGFIVCVSLILTGALGNIIDSVFYGVLFNESTYSQLATFMPEGGGYAPLLYGKVVDMFYFPIIETNWPTWMPFIGGKHFIFFSPIFNFADAAISCGIIALLLFYSKYLNDSYHVIKKS, from the coding sequence ATGAAGAATTTTTTCACGAAAGGACGGATAGCCTTACTTGTTATATTCTCGGTACTGATTATCGACCAGGTAATTAAAGTGATTGTTAAGACACACATGTATTGGCATGAGAGCATACGCATCACTGATTGGTTTTATATCTACTTCACCGAGAACAATGGCATGGCTTTCGGCTTGGAGATATTCGGAAAACTATTCCTCACTTCATTTCGAATCGTAGCAGTAGGAGTTATAGGCTGGTTTCTGTACAAGTTCGTAAAACATGGAATGAAAACAGGGTTTATTGTCTGTGTTTCACTCATCCTGACGGGAGCATTAGGCAATATCATCGACAGTGTATTCTACGGAGTGCTCTTTAATGAAAGCACCTATTCACAACTGGCAACCTTTATGCCTGAAGGCGGCGGATACGCTCCGTTGCTATATGGCAAAGTGGTCGATATGTTCTATTTCCCTATTATCGAAACGAACTGGCCCACGTGGATGCCGTTCATAGGTGGAAAGCATTTCATTTTTTTCAGTCCGATTTTCAACTTTGCCGATGCAGCAATCAGTTGCGGAATTATAGCTCTGTTGTTGTTTTACAGTAAATATTTGAATGATTCCTATCATGTTATAAAGAAATCATGA
- a CDS encoding RNA methyltransferase yields the protein MALSKNRIKYIRSLELKKNRKADKVFLAEGPKLVGDLLGHFRCRFLIATAEWLSAHRQLPVEDITEVSEKELSCASLLKTPQQVLAVFEQPDEVMDASVVAHSLCLALDDVQDPGNLGTIIRLADWFGIEHIFCSPNTVDAYNPKTIQATMGGIARVKLHYTSLPGLIGSLKDIPVYGTFLDGENMYTQPLSAHGLIVMGNEGNGIGNEVKQLINRKLYIPNYPSTRETSESLNVAIATAVVCAEFRRQAALL from the coding sequence ATGGCACTAAGTAAGAATCGTATTAAATATATCCGTTCATTGGAGTTGAAGAAGAACCGCAAGGCTGATAAAGTGTTTCTGGCAGAGGGTCCGAAGCTGGTAGGCGATTTATTGGGGCATTTCCGTTGCCGCTTCCTGATTGCAACCGCTGAATGGCTTTCCGCACACCGGCAGCTGCCGGTGGAAGATATAACCGAGGTCTCCGAAAAAGAACTCTCATGCGCCAGTCTTTTGAAAACTCCCCAACAGGTGCTCGCTGTTTTTGAACAGCCGGATGAGGTAATGGATGCTTCCGTTGTAGCCCACTCCCTTTGTCTGGCGCTGGATGACGTGCAGGATCCCGGTAATCTGGGAACCATAATCCGGCTGGCCGATTGGTTTGGAATAGAACATATCTTCTGCTCGCCCAATACCGTGGATGCCTACAATCCCAAGACCATACAGGCCACTATGGGGGGCATAGCAAGGGTGAAACTGCATTATACTTCCCTGCCCGGGCTGATTGGCTCTTTGAAAGACATACCGGTATACGGCACTTTCCTGGACGGAGAAAATATGTACACGCAACCACTCTCTGCCCATGGACTGATAGTTATGGGGAATGAGGGCAACGGCATAGGGAATGAGGTGAAGCAACTTATCAACCGGAAACTTTATATTCCCAATTATCCGTCGACACGTGAAACTTCCGAATCTTTGAATGTTGCTATTGCTACCGCAGTAGTCTGTGCCGAGTTCCGGCGACAGGCAGCATTGTTGTAA
- a CDS encoding DUF4296 domain-containing protein, translated as MKRKKRIQWYSVILLAFSLTACQVKRPETVIPDAKMENVLYDFHIAKAMGEEVPYSDSYKRVLYIESVYKKHGITQADFDSSMVWYARHPDALTKVYEKVNQRLKAERDGINHLIALRDNKPKESLPGDSIDVWIGRHIYHLTGMSLDNKLTFALPSDTNFKDRDTLKWTVRFRFLNGVPDSLHAPLMAMQILYAKDTLNDMRRIKQSGTETISLFADTLGEIKEIRGFIYYPVQTSAQSILTDRISLMRYHATDTLFNADKESLKPTDDKVVKKDTVLSKPAEVKEQDVEQNNARRPEMRPRPRLRQTTEK; from the coding sequence ATGAAAAGGAAAAAACGGATTCAATGGTATAGCGTAATCCTTTTGGCGTTCAGTCTGACAGCGTGCCAGGTGAAAAGACCTGAAACAGTCATACCGGACGCCAAAATGGAAAACGTACTCTATGACTTCCACATTGCAAAGGCAATGGGAGAGGAGGTTCCGTATAGCGACAGCTACAAGCGAGTGCTATATATTGAATCGGTCTACAAGAAACATGGCATCACCCAAGCCGATTTCGATTCCTCAATGGTGTGGTATGCCCGCCACCCGGATGCTCTCACAAAAGTCTACGAAAAAGTTAATCAACGGTTAAAGGCCGAAAGAGACGGCATCAATCATCTAATTGCCCTGCGCGACAACAAGCCCAAAGAATCTCTTCCGGGCGATAGCATCGACGTATGGATAGGACGGCACATCTATCATCTGACCGGAATGTCGTTGGACAACAAGCTGACCTTTGCACTTCCTTCGGATACGAATTTCAAGGATCGGGATACGCTCAAATGGACTGTTCGCTTCCGTTTCCTGAACGGAGTCCCCGACAGCCTGCATGCACCGTTAATGGCAATGCAGATCCTTTATGCAAAAGACACACTGAACGATATGCGGAGAATAAAGCAATCGGGTACAGAAACCATATCATTGTTTGCCGATACGCTGGGAGAAATCAAAGAAATACGCGGCTTTATCTATTATCCGGTGCAAACATCTGCACAGAGTATATTGACGGATCGTATCAGCCTGATGCGTTATCATGCAACAGACACCCTGTTTAATGCCGACAAAGAGAGCCTTAAGCCTACCGACGACAAAGTGGTGAAGAAAGATACGGTTTTGAGCAAGCCGGCAGAAGTGAAAGAACAGGATGTAGAGCAGAACAATGCCCGCCGTCCGGAAATGCGCCCTCGCCCGCGATTACGCCAAACTACCGAAAAGTAA
- a CDS encoding BamA/TamA family outer membrane protein has product MKKGFRYALFATAILLLASCSATKYVPEGSYLLDEVRIQTDNREIKPSSLSMYVRQNPNSKWFSLIKTQLYVYNWSGRDSASWINRTLRRMGDAPVIYKEEETERSSEEMTKAMQNMGYMGAVVEPVTHIKKKKLKLTYKVSSGKPYKIRSLKYDIKDEKIREYMRQDSADTYLTEGMYFDVNRLDAERQRITDNLLRNGYYKFNKEYISYTADTVRNTYQVDVTMHLAPFRQHNDNTPQNHRQYYINKVNFITDYNVLESSALSSIEINDSIHYKGFPIYYKDKLYLRPKVLTNNLRITPGSLYNEPDVQRTYSNFGRLQALKYTNIRFFETQVGDTSKLNAYVMLTKSKYQSVSFELEGTNSAGDLGAAASVSFQNRNMFKGSETFMIKLRGAYEAVSGLQGGYNHEDYTELGAEATINFPRFLFPFLSNDFRRKIRATTEFGVQYNYQIRPEFSRIIASANWSYKWGLQRQRAQHRIDLLDINYLYMPSISQEFRDKYLNNEQNYILKYNYDDRLIVRTGYSYTYNSAGQALMNNTIIGNSYSIRVNFESAGNLLYAVAKMADMKKNEDGEYSLLSIPFAQYIKGDFDFAKNIVIDNRNSIAFHVGAGIAVPYGNATIVPFEKRYFSGGANSVRGWSVRDLGPGVFPGDGNFMNQSGDVKLDASVEYRTRLFWKFRGAVFVDAGNIWTLRDYKDQPGGKFEFNKFYKQIAVAYGLGLRLDLDFFVLRFDGGMKAINPVFSNRKEHFPIIHPKFSRDFAFHFAVGYPF; this is encoded by the coding sequence ATGAAGAAAGGCTTTCGCTACGCACTATTTGCTACCGCCATACTTTTATTAGCTTCATGTTCTGCCACGAAATATGTGCCGGAAGGTTCATATTTATTGGACGAGGTGCGCATACAAACGGACAACAGGGAAATCAAACCTTCCAGCCTCTCGATGTATGTCCGTCAAAATCCGAATTCCAAATGGTTCAGCCTGATAAAGACACAGTTGTACGTCTATAACTGGTCGGGGAGGGATTCTGCAAGTTGGATAAACCGCACTTTACGAAGAATGGGAGATGCTCCGGTCATATATAAAGAAGAAGAAACGGAACGCTCCAGTGAGGAAATGACAAAGGCCATGCAAAATATGGGCTATATGGGAGCAGTTGTAGAACCTGTCACGCACATAAAAAAGAAGAAGCTGAAACTGACTTATAAGGTTTCCAGCGGAAAGCCCTACAAGATACGTTCCCTCAAATATGACATCAAGGACGAGAAAATCAGAGAATACATGCGGCAGGATTCGGCAGATACCTATTTGACGGAAGGCATGTATTTCGATGTAAATCGCCTGGATGCGGAACGGCAGCGCATTACGGACAACCTGCTTCGCAACGGATATTATAAATTTAATAAAGAATATATCTCCTATACGGCAGATACGGTGAGGAACACTTATCAGGTGGATGTTACTATGCACTTGGCACCGTTTCGGCAGCATAATGACAATACTCCGCAAAATCATCGCCAGTATTACATCAATAAGGTGAACTTCATTACGGACTATAATGTATTGGAGTCATCCGCCTTGAGCAGCATAGAAATAAACGACTCCATACATTACAAGGGTTTCCCCATATACTATAAGGACAAACTCTATCTGCGTCCGAAAGTCCTGACGAATAACCTGCGCATTACACCGGGAAGTTTGTACAACGAACCGGACGTACAGCGGACATACTCCAATTTCGGACGTTTGCAGGCTTTGAAATATACTAATATCCGCTTTTTCGAGACACAGGTTGGCGATACTTCCAAACTGAATGCTTACGTAATGCTGACAAAGAGTAAGTACCAGTCGGTATCGTTCGAGTTGGAAGGAACCAATTCTGCCGGAGACTTGGGGGCGGCTGCATCGGTATCGTTCCAGAACAGGAATATGTTCAAAGGTTCTGAAACTTTTATGATAAAACTACGTGGCGCTTACGAAGCGGTATCAGGTCTGCAAGGCGGTTATAACCACGAGGATTACACTGAATTGGGGGCAGAGGCGACGATCAACTTCCCGCGTTTCCTTTTTCCTTTCCTGTCCAACGATTTCCGTCGGAAGATACGTGCCACTACGGAGTTCGGTGTGCAGTATAATTATCAGATACGACCGGAGTTTTCGCGTATCATCGCTTCTGCCAATTGGAGCTATAAGTGGGGATTGCAACGCCAGCGTGCACAGCACCGCATCGACCTGTTGGACATAAACTATCTGTACATGCCTTCCATTTCACAGGAGTTTCGTGACAAATACCTGAACAACGAACAGAATTATATCTTAAAATACAACTATGACGACCGCCTGATTGTCCGCACAGGATACAGCTACACGTACAATAGCGCAGGGCAGGCATTGATGAATAATACAATAATCGGCAACTCGTATTCCATTCGCGTTAATTTTGAGTCAGCAGGTAATCTTCTGTATGCAGTTGCCAAAATGGCTGATATGAAAAAGAATGAAGACGGGGAGTATTCATTGCTAAGTATCCCATTCGCACAATATATAAAGGGAGATTTTGATTTTGCCAAGAACATAGTCATCGACAATCGCAACTCCATCGCATTCCATGTAGGGGCAGGGATAGCCGTACCATACGGCAATGCAACCATTGTGCCTTTTGAGAAGCGTTACTTCTCCGGTGGCGCCAACAGTGTACGCGGCTGGTCGGTACGTGACTTAGGTCCGGGCGTTTTTCCCGGTGACGGAAATTTCATGAATCAGTCGGGGGATGTTAAGTTGGATGCAAGTGTCGAGTACCGTACACGTCTTTTCTGGAAATTCAGAGGAGCAGTCTTTGTGGATGCGGGTAACATTTGGACGCTGCGTGATTACAAAGATCAGCCGGGCGGCAAATTTGAATTCAACAAATTCTATAAGCAGATAGCAGTGGCCTACGGGTTGGGCCTGCGGTTGGATTTGGACTTCTTTGTCCTGCGTTTTGACGGCGGCATGAAAGCTATCAATCCTGTGTTCAGTAACAGGAAAGAACATTTCCCTATTATACATCCCAAATTCAGTCGTGATTTTGCTTTCCACTTTGCTGTGGGATATCCATTCTAA
- a CDS encoding TraR/DksA family transcriptional regulator, producing MAEKTRYSDAELEEFRAIIMEKLELAQRDYELLKASLTGADGNDTDDTSPTYKVLEEGANTLSKEETTRLAQRQLKFIQGLQAALVRIENKTYGICRETGKLIPAERLRAVPHATLSIEAKNNGKK from the coding sequence ATGGCAGAAAAAACAAGATATTCGGATGCTGAATTGGAAGAATTCCGCGCCATTATTATGGAAAAGTTGGAGTTGGCTCAACGCGATTATGAATTGTTGAAGGCCAGCCTGACAGGTGCAGACGGTAATGATACCGACGATACATCTCCTACATACAAAGTACTGGAAGAAGGAGCCAATACCTTATCCAAGGAAGAAACGACACGTCTGGCGCAACGCCAGCTGAAGTTCATTCAGGGTTTACAGGCAGCTCTGGTACGTATTGAGAACAAAACGTATGGTATTTGCCGCGAAACAGGTAAGTTGATTCCTGCCGAGCGCCTGCGTGCAGTGCCTCATGCAACATTAAGCATCGAAGCTAAAAACAACGGCAAGAAATAA